From one Raphanus sativus cultivar WK10039 unplaced genomic scaffold, ASM80110v3 Scaffold0788, whole genome shotgun sequence genomic stretch:
- the LOC108845601 gene encoding probably inactive leucine-rich repeat receptor-like protein kinase At5g48380, producing MSITTLVSTCLWFLLVSRFAGANEVNVNCLRSIKSQVIDPKRSLSSWAFRNVNATYICSFIGVECWDADRDRVLKMNLSGYGLQGEFPQGLNDCSSLTGLDLSRNNFSGAVPSNIASLIPFVTTLDLSYNQFSGEIPTDLSNVTFLNTLMLQHNQFTGQLPPELASLKRLKEFSVAYNHLTGPVPEFNEALGIGPESFANNTGLCGLPMDSCIEQEEKVIRFGKMGAVIGAAVFAPVGFTCADEANVNCLRSIKSQVKDPNGYLTSWVFGNETAGYICKFTGVTCWHDDENRVLSIELSGFGLEGEFPQGIKECSDLTGLYLARNNFSGVLPYNIASLIPSVTILDLSDNQFSGEIPTSLSNITLLNSLTLRHNQFTGQLPHELSSLQRLKILSVAYNQLTGPIPKFNEQHLKIGVDDFANNEGLCGRPMDACADPDEDMIRFGKMGAAVGAALFAPLVAFLDSFVFNGRKQKQGDI from the exons atgtCCATAACAACCCTAGTGTCAACTTGTCTCTGGTTCTTGCTGGTGTCTAGATTCGCAGGCGCAAACGAGGTCAACGTGAATTGCCTGAGGAGCATAAAATCTCAAGTTATAGATCCGAAGCGATCTTTATCAAGTTGGGCATTTCGCAACGTGAATGCAACTTATATATGCAGTTTTATTGGTGTGGAATGCTGGGATGCGGACAGGGACAGGGTTTTGAAAATGAATCTTTCTGGTTATGGTCTCCAAGGAGAATTTCCTCAGGGTTTAAATGACTGTTCTTCTTTGACAGGTCTAGATCTATCTAGGAACAACTTCTCTGGAGCTGTACCATCTAATATAGCCTCCTTGATTCCATTCGTTACAACTCTCGACCTCTCTTACAATCAATTCTCCGGTGAAATTCCAACAGATTTATCAAATGTTACCTTTCTGAACACTCTCATGCTTCAGCATAACCAGTTCACCGGTCAGCTTCCTCCCGAGCTAGCGTCGCTTAAGCGGCTCAAAGAGTTCTCTGTGGCATACAATCACCTGACCGGTCCTGTCCCAGAATTCAATGAAGCCTTGGGAATTGGACCGGAGAGTTTTGCTAATAACACTGGTTTATGTGGTTTGCCTATGGATTCTTGCATTGAGCAGGAAGAAAAAGTGATCCGGTTTGGGAAGATGGGTGCAGTAATTGGTGCGGCTGTGTTTGCACCAGTAG GCTTCACATGCGCAGACGAGGCCAACGTAAATTGCCTGAGGAGCATAAAGTCCCAAGTTAAGGATCCAAATGGATATTTAACGAGTTGGGTGTTTGGCAACGAGACTGCAGGTTATATCTGCAAGTTCACTGGTGTGACTTGCTGGCATGATGACGAGAATAGGGTTTTGAGCATTGAACTTTCTGGTTTTGGTCTGGAAGGTGAGTTTCCTCAAGGGATAAAGGAATGTTCTGATTTGACAGGTCTATATCTTGCTAGAAACAACTTCTCTGGAGTCTTACCATATAATATAGCCTCTTTGATTCCATCCGTTACAATTCTCGACCTCTCTGACAATCAATTCTCCGGTGAAATTCCAACCAGTTTATCAAATATTACCCTTCTGAACAGCCTTACGCTTCGGCATAACCAGTttactggtcagcttcctcacgAGCTATCGTCACTGCAGCGGCTCAAGATTTTGTCAGTGGCATACAATCAACTGACCGGTCCCATCCCTAAATTTAATGAACAACACTTGAAAATTGGAGTGGACGATTTTGCTAATAACGAGGGTTTGTGTGGTCGGCCTATGGATGCTTGTGCTGACCCGGACGAAGATATGATCCGGTTTGGGAAGATGGGTGCAGCAGTTGGTGCGGCTTTATTTGCACCATTAGTTGCGTTCTTAGACTCGTTTGTCTTCAATGGTAGGAAGCAGAAACAAGGAGATATATGA